GTCATCACGCCGCCCTTGGTCTCGATGCCGAGCGACAGCGGGGTGACGTCGAGCAGGAGGACGTCCTTGACCTCGCCCTTGAGCACGCCGGCCTGGACCGCGGCACCGACCGCGACGACCTCGTCGGGGTTCACGCCCTTGTGGGCGTCCTTGCCGGTGAGCTCGCGCACCACGTCCTGCACGGCGGGCATCCGGGTGGAGCCGCCGACCAGGATCACATGGTCGATCTGGTCCTTGGTGAGACCGGCGTCCTTGATGGCGAAGTCGAACGGGCCCTTGCAGCGCTCCAGCAGGTCGGCGGTCAGCTCCTGGAACTTGGCCCGGGAGAGCTGCTCGTCGAGGTGGAGGGGGCCCTCGTTGGTGGCGGTGATGAACGGCAGGTTGATCTGCGTCTGCTGCACCTGCGACAGCTCGATCTTGGCCTTCTCCGCGGCCTCCTTGAGGCGCTGCAGGGCCATGTTGTCGGCGCCCAGGTCGACGCCGTGGGCCGCCTTGAACTGGTTCACCAGCCAGTCGATGACGCGCTGGTCCCAGTCGTCGCCACCCAGCTGGGTGTCGCCGTGGGTGGCCTTCACCTCGAACACGCCGTCGCCGATCTCGAGGATCGACACGTCGAACGTGCCGCCGCCGAGGTCGAACACGAGGACGGTCTGCTCGGCGTCGCCCTCCTTGTCGAGCCCGTAGGCGAGGGCGGCCGCGGTGGGCTCGTTGATGATGCGCAGCACCTCGAGGCCGGCGATCTGGCCCGCCTCCTTGGTGGCGGTGCGCTGGGCGTCGTCGAAGTACGCGGGCACGGTGATGACGGCCTGGTTGACCGTGTCGCCCAGGTACGCCTCGGCGTCTCGCTTGAGCTTCTGCAGCGTGCGGGCCGAGATCTCCTGCGACGTGTAGCCCTTGCCGTCGATGTCGATCTTCCAGCTCGTGCCCATGTGCCGCTTGACCGAGCGGATCGTGCGATCGGGGTTGGTGATGGCCTGGCGCTTCGCCACCTCACCCACCAGGACCTCGCCGTTCTTGGCGAAGGCGACGACCGACGGGGTGGTGCGCGAACCCTCGGCGTTGGGGATCACCACGGGGTCACCGGCCTCGAGGACCGCGACGACGGAGTTGGTGGTGCCGAGGTCGATGCCGACTGCCTTGGGCATGTGAACTGCCTCCGATGAGAAACCTGCTTGAACGGCAGTCAGTGTAGAAAGTTGAGTGTCACGCTTGCAACTTTGCCGGCGCCCTTTTCATGCGGGCGAGGAAGTTGCGGAGCAGGTCGTGACCGGCGCTGGTGAGGATCGACTCAGGGTGGAACTGGACGCCCTCGACGTCGTGGGTGCGATGGCGCAGACCCATCACGATGTCGTCGTCGGTCCACGCCGTGACCTGCAGCTCGTCGGGCACCGACGACCGCTCGACGATCAGGCTGTGGTAGCGGGTGGCCTCGAACGGGCTCGGCAGGCCGGCGAACACCCCCGTGCCGTCGTGGTGCACCAGGGACGTCTTGCCGTGCATGATCTGCGGCGCCCGCACCACGTCGCCGCCGTAGATCTGGCCGATGCACTGGTGGCCCAGGCACACCCCCAGCACCGGCAGCTCGCCGGCGAAGCGGCGGATCACGTCGTTGGACAGGCCCGCGTCCTCGGGGCGACCCGGCCCCGGCGAGATCAGCACCCCGTCGACGCCGAGCGCGGCCGCCTCGTCGATCGTCAGCTCGTCGTGGCGGAAGACCAGCGGCTCGGCCCCCAGCTCCCCCAGGTACTGGACGAGGTTGTAGACGAAGCTGTCGTAGTTGTCGATCACCAGGATCCGGGGCGCGACCATGGGCCGCGAGGCTATGCCCTCGGTGCGTCAGTACGGCTTGGAGATAAGGCGCCGGACGTTGCGCAGGCTCACCCGCTGGCCCAGGCGCCAGGCGTTGCGCACGACGTCCCGCCGGTTCCGACCGACCGTGAGTGCCCGCAGCGCCGCGGTGTCGCCGTCGCTGCCGTGGGCCTTCTCGCACGCCGCCACCACGTCGAGGGCGTAAGGGTGGTTCCCCGACGCGAAGGCGCAGGCCCACAGCCGCAGGTAGTCCTCGCGGGAGGCGTCGGACCGCTCCAGCGACTCCACGGTCCGCAGGTACCGCGGCCCGGCGGCGGTGGGGCTGCCCTTCAGGTTGAACTCGTAGGCCAGGCGGGCCGGTCGGCGCCGGGCCCGGAAGCTCTCGTCGAACACCTCGGGCCGAAGCCGCACCCCCTGGGTCAGCACCAGGTCGGCCAGCCAGTACCCCCGGTCGAGCATCTCGCGGTGCAGGTCGCCGAAGGTGTCCTCGCCCTCGTAGTGCTGGTCGAAGCCCGGCTCGGCGTCGACCGCCATCAGCGTGGCCCACCGCGCTGCGCCGAGGCTGCGCAGGAGCCGCAGGTCGGTGCCCTGGGTGTCGAGCTTGATCCAGTCGATGCGCTCGACCCCCACCGAGTCCATCGCCGCGTCGAGGGTGGTCGCCTCGACCTCCTCGGTGCCGACGACCTCGAAGCGGTACGCGTTGACGTAGCTCTTCGCCAGCTCGGAGCGGGGGGGCAGGGTCGACGAGCAGGTCGGGTTGCGGGTGAGGAAGAACTTCACGGTCGACGCCTCGGGGTCGACGACGACCGCCTTGTCGACCATGATCCGCTTCCCGGAGCCGTCGTCGCGGTGGTGGATCTCGCGGAGGTCCGGGTCGAAGCCCACGTAGGTCGCCTGCCCCAGCAGCGGCTGGAACGGCAGGAACGGCTCCAGCGAGGCTCCCACGTCGACCAGCGTCAACCGGTGCCCGCTCGCGGCCAGCAGCGCGATCGCCCTCTTGGTCGTGGCCATGGCTCCCCCAGTCGTGCCTTGCCCCTGCTCGGCGACGCCGATGTTACCGCCCGGACACCGCCGGGTCGGGGGCCTCGGTTCGCACGAGCTCGACCGGACGGCCCAGCGCGCTCTCCAGCAGGCCGGTGCGCTGCGAGGCGCTGAACAGCTCCAGACCCAGCTCGTCGCCGTTCCGCGGCACCACCTCGACCCGCAGCTCGCCGTCCTCGACGTGGCAGCGGAGGTCGGCCACCCGGGCCGAGTGGTTGCGGTCGAGCCCGACCGCCACCCGCAGCAGCCCGGCGAGCACCTCGACGCGGCGCTGGTCGTCGGCGTCGAGGGCGGCGAAGGGCGGGTGGCGCTTCGTCGGCTCCGACTTGCGGTGGTAGCGGGCCACCTGGGCGATCAGCTCGATCTCCCGGTCGGTGAAGCCGGCGAGGTGCTCACTGTTGCGGATCACGTAGTAGGTGTGCTTGTGGTGCCCGGAGTGCGACACGAACAGCCCGACGTTGCTCAGCAGCGCGGCCGCCTCCAGCACCTCGCGGCTGTCGTCGCCCAGGCCGTGCAGGTCGGCGGTGCCGTCGAACAGCTGGAGCGCCAGCCGGGCGACCTGGGCCGAGTGCGCCGGGTCCTCGTCCATCAGCTCGGCCAGGTGCTCGACGCTGCGGCGCCGCAGGTCGGACAGGTGGTGCAAAGAGCCGCCGTGGGTGCGGCGCCAGGTGTCGAGCAGCACGCCCTCCCGCAGGGCGAAGTCGGAGAAGGTGATCTCGGGAATGTCCATCGAGGCCATCACCTGCTCGAGGATCAGGGCGCCGGCGACGATGATGTCGGCCCGCCGGGCGTCGAGCCCGGGGACGTGGGCGCGCTCCTCGGCGGTGCGGGCCGCCAGCAGCTTGCCGACCACCGCGCCCACCTCGTCGCGGCTGATGGTGAAGTTGTTGTAGGTGCGGGGCCGGTGCTGATCGCGTCGGGCGGCGGCCATCTCGAAGACGGCCTCGATGGTCCCCGAGGAGCCCGCCGCCACCTCCCAGCCCATGCGGCGCACGTCGCGGACGAAGGCGGCGATCGTGCCGCGGATGAAGTCGCGGCAGGCCCGCGACCTGCGCTTGGTGACCTCCCCGTAGGGGAAGAAGCGCTGGGTGAGGCGGATCGCCCCGAGCTTGAAGCTGCGGGAGGCGATCACGTCGCCGCGCTGGCCCACGACCACCTCGGTGGAACCGCCGCCGATGTCGCACACCAGCAGCCGGCGGTCGAACACCGGCACGGCCTGCAGCACGCCGAGGTGGATGAGGCGGGCCTCCTCGAAGCCCGAGATGACCTCCACCTCCACGCCCACCTCCTCGCGCACCCGCGCCAGGAACTCGGCCCGGTTGTCGGCCTCGCGCACGGCGGACGTGGCGACCACCCGGATCGTGTCGGTGCTCACGGACGCCAGCTCCCGGAAGCGACCGAGGGCGGCGACGGCGCGGTCCATGGCCGCGGGGTCGAGGCGGCGCATCTCGTCGTCGCCGCTGTCGGCCGACTCCCGGTCGGGCGACCCGAGCCGCACCATCTCCCGCTCGCGCTCGATCACCTCGAAGCGAGATCCCTCCACCTTGGCCACCACCAGGTGGATCGAGTTGGTGCCGAGGTCGACCGCCGCGAGCACGTCGGGTGAAGCCGCCATGACGCAAAGGCTCGCACAAGACCGGCGCGATCCCTCGCCGTGCCGCCCACTGTTAATCTGACGAGCTATGGCCAAACCCGCCAAGCGTCGGGTGTCCGGCGGACGCGTCACAGCCAAAAAGGGCACCACTCCCACCGACAGCCGGCCGACGGCGTCCACCCGCTACACCCCTCCGGTGCCGCGGGAGTACAAGACGAGCCCCACGTGGGTGCCGGTGCTGATGTTCGCGCTGCTGGGCCTGGGGATGGTCCTGATCTTCGTGAACTACCTGGGCGTGCTCCCCAACGGCACCAGCAACGTGAACCTCGGGCTGGGCCTGGGAGCGATCTGCGCGGG
This Acidimicrobiales bacterium DNA region includes the following protein-coding sequences:
- the dnaK gene encoding molecular chaperone DnaK; this encodes MPKAVGIDLGTTNSVVAVLEAGDPVVIPNAEGSRTTPSVVAFAKNGEVLVGEVAKRQAITNPDRTIRSVKRHMGTSWKIDIDGKGYTSQEISARTLQKLKRDAEAYLGDTVNQAVITVPAYFDDAQRTATKEAGQIAGLEVLRIINEPTAAALAYGLDKEGDAEQTVLVFDLGGGTFDVSILEIGDGVFEVKATHGDTQLGGDDWDQRVIDWLVNQFKAAHGVDLGADNMALQRLKEAAEKAKIELSQVQQTQINLPFITATNEGPLHLDEQLSRAKFQELTADLLERCKGPFDFAIKDAGLTKDQIDHVILVGGSTRMPAVQDVVRELTGKDAHKGVNPDEVVAVGAAVQAGVLKGEVKDVLLLDVTPLSLGIETKGGVMTKLIERNTTIPTKRTEVFTTADDMQPSVEIHVLQGEREMAQFNKTLGKFQLVDLPPAPRGVPQIEVTFDIDANGIVHVSAKDRATNKEQSMTITGQSSLAKDDISQMVRDAEQHAEEDRRRKEEAEVRNQADTLVYQTEKLLKEQGDKLSGDEKTTVEQRLGDLKTALGGSEVEAIKTATEALMTASQTFTQKLYEAASQENAAGATTGPSAGAAATQPNDDDVVDAEIVDDETPES
- a CDS encoding aminodeoxychorismate/anthranilate synthase component II, translating into MVAPRILVIDNYDSFVYNLVQYLGELGAEPLVFRHDELTIDEAAALGVDGVLISPGPGRPEDAGLSNDVIRRFAGELPVLGVCLGHQCIGQIYGGDVVRAPQIMHGKTSLVHHDGTGVFAGLPSPFEATRYHSLIVERSSVPDELQVTAWTDDDIVMGLRHRTHDVEGVQFHPESILTSAGHDLLRNFLARMKRAPAKLQA
- a CDS encoding FkbM family methyltransferase is translated as MATTKRAIALLAASGHRLTLVDVGASLEPFLPFQPLLGQATYVGFDPDLREIHHRDDGSGKRIMVDKAVVVDPEASTVKFFLTRNPTCSSTLPPRSELAKSYVNAYRFEVVGTEEVEATTLDAAMDSVGVERIDWIKLDTQGTDLRLLRSLGAARWATLMAVDAEPGFDQHYEGEDTFGDLHREMLDRGYWLADLVLTQGVRLRPEVFDESFRARRRPARLAYEFNLKGSPTAAGPRYLRTVESLERSDASREDYLRLWACAFASGNHPYALDVVAACEKAHGSDGDTAALRALTVGRNRRDVVRNAWRLGQRVSLRNVRRLISKPY
- a CDS encoding Ppx/GppA phosphatase family protein encodes the protein MAASPDVLAAVDLGTNSIHLVVAKVEGSRFEVIEREREMVRLGSPDRESADSGDDEMRRLDPAAMDRAVAALGRFRELASVSTDTIRVVATSAVREADNRAEFLARVREEVGVEVEVISGFEEARLIHLGVLQAVPVFDRRLLVCDIGGGSTEVVVGQRGDVIASRSFKLGAIRLTQRFFPYGEVTKRRSRACRDFIRGTIAAFVRDVRRMGWEVAAGSSGTIEAVFEMAAARRDQHRPRTYNNFTISRDEVGAVVGKLLAARTAEERAHVPGLDARRADIIVAGALILEQVMASMDIPEITFSDFALREGVLLDTWRRTHGGSLHHLSDLRRRSVEHLAELMDEDPAHSAQVARLALQLFDGTADLHGLGDDSREVLEAAALLSNVGLFVSHSGHHKHTYYVIRNSEHLAGFTDREIELIAQVARYHRKSEPTKRHPPFAALDADDQRRVEVLAGLLRVAVGLDRNHSARVADLRCHVEDGELRVEVVPRNGDELGLELFSASQRTGLLESALGRPVELVRTEAPDPAVSGR
- a CDS encoding cell division protein CrgA, with amino-acid sequence MAKPAKRRVSGGRVTAKKGTTPTDSRPTASTRYTPPVPREYKTSPTWVPVLMFALLGLGMVLIFVNYLGVLPNGTSNVNLGLGLGAICAGIMVATQYR